The following coding sequences lie in one Rutidosis leptorrhynchoides isolate AG116_Rl617_1_P2 chromosome 6, CSIRO_AGI_Rlap_v1, whole genome shotgun sequence genomic window:
- the LOC139855923 gene encoding probable magnesium transporter NIPA4, which yields MASSHSWKDAYRGMSSDNIKGLVLALSSSLFIGASFIVKKKGLKKAGASGIRAGVGGYSYLYEPLWWVGMITMIVGEIANFAAYAFAPAILVTPLGALSIIISAVLAHIMLRERLHIFGILGCVLCVVGSTTIVLHAPQERPIESVTEVWDLATEPAFLLYAALVLIAVFILVFHYIPSYGQTHIMCYIGVCSLVGSLSVMSVKAIGIALKLTLSGTNQLIYPQTWAFTFIVLLCVITQMNYLNKALDTFNTAVVSPIYYVMFTTLTILASVIMFKDWDGQNPSQIITELCGFVTILSGTFLLHKTKDMVDGPISLSTKSPKYVEDEENGTMDHESIPLTLRRQDTSCMRSP from the exons ATGGCTTCCTCACATAGCTGGAAAGATGCTTACAGAGGGATGTCATCTGATAATATTAAGGGTTTAGTTTTAGCATTGTCTTCTAGTTTGTTTATTGGGGCTAGCTTCATTGTTAAGAAAAAAGGTCTTAAAAAGGCAGGTGCTTCTGGTATTAGAGCAG GAGTTGGAGGATATTCATACTTATACGAGCCTCTATGGTGGGTAGGCATGATAACGA TGATTGTTGGAGAAATAGCAAATTTTGCAGCTTACGCATTTGCACCAGCTATACTCGTCACTCCTCTTGGGGCACTCAGCATTATTATAAG CGCCGTTCTTGCACATATTATGTTACGAGAAAGGTTACACATTTTTGGAATTCTTGGTTGTGTTTTATGCGTTGTGGGCTCCACTACTATCGTTTTACATGCTCCTCAAGAACGTCCTATCGAATCAGTCACTGAAGTATGGGATCTTGCTACCGAGCCAG CTTTTCTTCTATATGCAGCATTGGTGTTAATAGCTGTTTTTATACTCGTATTTCATTATATTCCCTCATATGGTCAGACACACATAATGTGCTACATCGGAGTATGTTCGCTCGTAGGTTCATTGTCG gtGATGAGTGTGAAAGCTATCGGCATTGCTTTAAAGCTTACTTTATCAGGAACAAATCAGCTAATATATCCCCAAACATGGGCTTTTACCTTTATAGTTTTGCTTTGTGTTATCACACAAATGAATTATTTAAACAAG GCCCTTGACACCTTCAATACGGCTGTTGTCTCTCCTATATACTATGTTATGTTTACAACTCTTACAATCTTGGCGAGTGTGATCATGTTTAAG GATTGGGATGGGCAGAATCCTTCTCAGATTATAACCGAGCTATGCGGTTTTGTGACAATCCTTTCCGGAACTTTCCTTCTTCACAAGACCAAAGACATGGTTGACG GTCCAATATCTCTGTCAACGAAATCTCCAAAGTACGTGGAGGATGAAGAAAATGGGACGATGGATCATGAAAGCATCCCTTTGACCTTGAGACGACAAGACACTAGCTGTATGAGATCTCCATAA
- the LOC139851659 gene encoding uncharacterized protein, translating to MAKEIKEPCKKEACDIQACLSKNNFLPQRCIKVIQLLQSCCEQCENKSTHCGSVSSLLKQINK from the exons ATGGCGAAGGAAATCAAAGAACCTTGCAAAAAGGAAGCCTGCGACATTCAAGCGTGTCTCTCCAAAAATAACTTTCTTCCTCAAAG GTGCATCAAAGTTATTCAGTTACTACAATCATGTTGTGAGCAGTGCGAGAATAAATCAACTCATTGCGGCTCTGTTTCTAGTCTTCTTAAACAAATAAACAAGTAA